The Panicum virgatum strain AP13 chromosome 5K, P.virgatum_v5, whole genome shotgun sequence genome has a window encoding:
- the LOC120707506 gene encoding cytochrome P450 72A15-like — MAARALLMLREASPWALAGAAAAVALLWLVAWTAEWAWWTPRRLDRALRAQGLKGTRYRLFTGDLAENARINREARTKPLPLGCHDIAPRVQPMLHRAIKEYGKMSFTWFGPIPRVMIPDPELVKEVLSNKFGHFGKPRSSRIGKLLADGVVNHDGEKWAKHRRILNPAFHHEKIKRMLPVFSTCCAETITKWENSMPSEGSFEVDVWPEFQNLTGDVISRTAFGSSYQEGMKIFQLQGELAERLVQSFQTIFIPGYWFLPTKNNRRMREIDREIRKTLREIIRKREKAIKDGKTNNDDLLGLLLESNMNESKGNAKLGLSTEDVIEECKLFYFAGMETTSVLLTWTLIVLSLHPEWQEGAREEVLNHFGRAKPDFDSLNHLKTVTMILYEVLRLYPPATFIVRRTYKEMELGSIIYPAGVNLQLPILFIHHDPEIWGKDASEFNPARFADGVSNATKHQGAFFPFGGGPRICIGQNFALLEAKMALCTILQRFSFELSPSYTHAPYTVITLHPQHGAQIRLKKL; from the exons ATGGCGGCGCGCGCTCTCTTGATGCTGCGGGAGGCCTCCCCGTGGGcgctggccggcgcggcggcggccgtggcgttgctgtggctggtggcctGGACGGCGGAGTGGGCCTGGTGGACGCCTCGGCGGCTCGACCGGGCCCTGCGGGCCCAGGGCCTCAAGGGCACCCGGTACCGCCTCTTCACCGGCGACCTGGCGGAGAACGCCCGGATCAACCGGGAGGCTCGCACCAAGCCGCTGCCGCTCGGCTGCCACGACATCGCCCCACGCGTGCAGCCCATGCTCCACAGAGCCATCAAGGAATACG GGAAAATGTCGTTCACCTGGTTCGGTCCAATACCGAGGGTGATGATACCAGACCCGGAGTTAGTCAAAGAGGTTTTATCCAACAAGTTTGGCCACTTTGGAAAACCAAGGAGTAGTCGTATCGGGAAGCTGCTAGCCGATGGGGTTGTCAATCATGACGGCGAGAAGTGGGCAAAACACAGGAGAATTCTCAATCCTGCCTTCCACCATGAGAAGATAAAG CGGATGCTGCCGGTATTTTCCACTTGTTGCGCCGAAACCATTACTAAATGGGAGAATTCAATGCCTTCTGAGGGGTCTTTTGAGGTAGATGTCTGGCCGGAGTTCCAGAATCTCACGGGAGATGTTATCTCAAGAACCGCATTTGGTAGCAGCTATCAAGAGGGGATGAAAATTTTCCAGCTGCAAGGAGAGCTAGCTGAACGCCTTGTACAGTCTTTCCAAACAATATTTATCCCAGGATATTG GTTTTTGCCCACCAAAAATAATAGAAGGATGCGAGAAATTGATCGGGAGATCCGGAAAACTCTGCGCGAAATAATTAGAAAAAGGGAGAAGGCCATTAAAGATGGCAAAACAAATAATGATGACTTGCTGGGCTTATTACTGGAGTCAAACATGAATGAATCGAAAGGGAATGCAAAGCTGGGATTGTCAACGGAAGATGTGATTGAGGAATGCAAACTATTTTACTTTGCCGGTATGGAGACAACATCAGTCCTGCTTACTTGGACTCTCATTGTGCTAAGCCTGCACCCAGAATGGCAAGAGGGGGCAAGAGAAGAAGTTCTGAACCACTTTGGTAGAGCCAAACCAGATTTTGATAGCTTGAACCACCTGAAGACG GTAACCATGATTTTGTACGAGGTCCTTAGGTTGTACCCGCCGGCAACCTTTATAGTCAGAAGAACATACAAGGAGATGGAGCTCGGCAGCATCATATATCCTGCCGGAGTGAACCTTCAGCTGCCCATTCTCTTCATCCACCATGATCCGGAGATTTGGGGAAAAGATGCGAGCGAGTTCAATCCTGCAAGGTTCGCTGACGGCGTCTCCAACGCTACCAAGCACCAGGGCGCCTTCTTTCCGTTCGGAGGGGGTCCCCGGATCTGCATCGGCCAGAACTTCGCGTTGCTGGAAGCGAAGATGGCGCTGTGCACCATCCTCCAGCGCTTCTCCTTCGAGCTCTCACCATCCTACACCCATGCGCCGTACACCGTGATCACCCTGCACCCTCAGCACGGCGCTCAGATCAGACTGAAGAAGCTCTGA